One genomic segment of Mus pahari chromosome 4, PAHARI_EIJ_v1.1, whole genome shotgun sequence includes these proteins:
- the Slc33a1 gene encoding acetyl-coenzyme A transporter 1 isoform X1 has product MSPTISHKDSSRQRRSGMFSHALDMKSGPLPPGGWDDSRRDSVGGEGDREVLLGDAGPGDFPKAPRSYRSELSSILLLLFLYVLQGIPLGLAGSIPLILQSKNVSYTDQAFFSFVFWPFSLKLLWAPLVDAVYFKNFGRRKSWLVPTQYTLGIFMIYLSTQVDRLLGNIDGRTPDVVALTVTFFLFEFLAATQDIAVDGWALTMLSRENVGYASTCNSVGQTAGYFLGNVLFLALESADFCNKYLRFQPQPRGIVTLSDFLFFWGTVFLITTTLVALLKKENREASIVKEETQGITDTYKLLFSIIKMPAVLAFCLLILTSKIGFSAADAVTGLKLVEEGVPKEHLALLAVPMVPLQIILPLLISKYTAGPQPLNIFYKAMPYRLLLGLEYALLVWWTPKVEHQGGFPIYYYIIVLLSYALHQVTLYSMYVSIMAFNAKVSDPLIGGTYMTLLNTVSNLGGNWPSTVALWLVDPLTVKECVGASNQNCRTPDAIELCKKLGGSCVTALDGYYVESIICVLIGFGWWFFLGPKFKKLQDEGPSSWKCKRNN; this is encoded by the exons ATGTCACCGACCATCTCCCACAAGGACAGCAGTCGGCAGCGGCGGTCAGGCATGTTCAGCCACGCTCTGGATATGAAGAGTGGCCCGCTGCCACCGGGCGGCTGGGATGACAGTCGCCGAGACTCGGTGGGCGGGGAAGGGGACCGGGAAGTTCTTCTAGGGGATGCCGGCCCTGGTGACTTCCCAAAAGCCCCGCGGAGCTATAGATCCGAACTAAGTAGCATTTTGTTACTACTCTTTCTTTACGTGCTTCAGGGCATTCCCTTAGGCCTGGCGGGGAGCATCCCCCTCATTTTGCAGAGCAAAAATGTTAGCTATACAGATCAGGCCTTTTTCAGTTTTGTCTTCTGGCCATTCAGTCTTAAGTTGCTCTGGGCTCCCTTGGTTGATGCCGTCTACTTTAAGAACTTCGGTCGTCGCAAGTCCTGGCTTGTCCCTACTCAGTATACACTAGGAATCTTCATGATATATTTATCCACTCAAGTGGACCGTTTGCTCGGAAATATTGATGGCAGAACACCGGATGTGGTTGCTCTCACTGTGACATTCTTCTTGTTTGAATTCCTGGCTGCCACACAGGACATCGCTGTGGACGGTTGGGCATTAACTATGTTATCCCGGGAAAACGTGGGCTATGCTTCGACATGCAATTCTGTGGGCCAAACAGCTGGCTACTTTTTgggcaatgttttgtttttggctcttGAGTCTGCTGACTTTTGTAACAAATATTTGCGGTTTCAGCCTCAACCCAGGGGAATCGTTACCCTTTCAG attttctatttttctgggGAACTGTATTTTTAATAACAACAACATTAGTAGCccttctgaaaaaagaaaacagagaagcgTCAATAGTAAAAGAAGAGACACAAGGGATCACAGACACTTACAAGCTGCTGTTCTCAATTATAAAAATGCCAGCAGTTCTGGCATTTTGCCTTCTGATTCTAACTTCAAAG ATTGGCTTCTCAGCAGCCGATGCCGTGACAGGCCTGAAGCTGGTAGAAGAAGGAGTGCCTAAAGAGCACCTGGCCTTACTGGCTGTCCCAATGGTCCCTCTGCAGATAATCCTGCCACTCCTCATCAGCAAGTACACTGCAGGTCCCCAGCCTCTGAACATATTTTACAAAGCCATGCCCTACCG ATTATTGCTTGGATTAGAATATGCCCTACTTGTTTGGTGGACTCCTAAAGTAGAGCATCAAGGAGGATTTcctatatattactatattataGTGCTGCTGAGTTATGCATTACATCAG GTCACTCTGTACAGCATGTATGTGTCGATAATGGCTTTCAATGCCAAGGTCAGTGATCCTCTTATTGGGGGAACATACATGACCCTTTTAAATACTGTGTCTAATCTGGGAGGAAACTGGCCTTCTACAGTGGCTCTTTGGCTAGTGGATCCCCTCACAGTGAAGGAGTGTGTAGGAGCTTCAAACCAGAATTGCCGGACACCTGATGCTATCGAA ctttgCAAAAAACTTGGAGGCTCGTGTGTTACAGCTTTGGATGGTTATTATGTGGAATCCATTATCTGTGTTCTCATTggatttggttggtggttctttCTTGgtccaaaatttaaaaagttacaggATGAAGGACCATCCTCATGGAAGTGCAAAAGGAACAACTGA
- the Slc33a1 gene encoding acetyl-coenzyme A transporter 1 isoform X2, whose protein sequence is MLRHAILWAKQLATFWAMFCFWLLSLLTFVTNICGFSLNPGESLPFQIGFSAADAVTGLKLVEEGVPKEHLALLAVPMVPLQIILPLLISKYTAGPQPLNIFYKAMPYRLLLGLEYALLVWWTPKVEHQGGFPIYYYIIVLLSYALHQVTLYSMYVSIMAFNAKVSDPLIGGTYMTLLNTVSNLGGNWPSTVALWLVDPLTVKECVGASNQNCRTPDAIELCKKLGGSCVTALDGYYVESIICVLIGFGWWFFLGPKFKKLQDEGPSSWKCKRNN, encoded by the exons ATGCTTCGACATGCAATTCTGTGGGCCAAACAGCTGGCTACTTTTTgggcaatgttttgtttttggctcttGAGTCTGCTGACTTTTGTAACAAATATTTGCGGTTTCAGCCTCAACCCAGGGGAATCGTTACCCTTTCAG ATTGGCTTCTCAGCAGCCGATGCCGTGACAGGCCTGAAGCTGGTAGAAGAAGGAGTGCCTAAAGAGCACCTGGCCTTACTGGCTGTCCCAATGGTCCCTCTGCAGATAATCCTGCCACTCCTCATCAGCAAGTACACTGCAGGTCCCCAGCCTCTGAACATATTTTACAAAGCCATGCCCTACCG ATTATTGCTTGGATTAGAATATGCCCTACTTGTTTGGTGGACTCCTAAAGTAGAGCATCAAGGAGGATTTcctatatattactatattataGTGCTGCTGAGTTATGCATTACATCAG GTCACTCTGTACAGCATGTATGTGTCGATAATGGCTTTCAATGCCAAGGTCAGTGATCCTCTTATTGGGGGAACATACATGACCCTTTTAAATACTGTGTCTAATCTGGGAGGAAACTGGCCTTCTACAGTGGCTCTTTGGCTAGTGGATCCCCTCACAGTGAAGGAGTGTGTAGGAGCTTCAAACCAGAATTGCCGGACACCTGATGCTATCGAA ctttgCAAAAAACTTGGAGGCTCGTGTGTTACAGCTTTGGATGGTTATTATGTGGAATCCATTATCTGTGTTCTCATTggatttggttggtggttctttCTTGgtccaaaatttaaaaagttacaggATGAAGGACCATCCTCATGGAAGTGCAAAAGGAACAACTGA